The Mucilaginibacter yixingensis genome window below encodes:
- a CDS encoding GNAT family N-acetyltransferase, whose protein sequence is MILQGNGFTLRNWRLTDAGSMQRNADNPMVARYVSDRFPSPYTMADAETWVQRWQGQDPVINFAIATDDEVIGGIGLEFRAHIYRKTPLLGYWLAEHYWGRGIMPQAVKLIVNYAFSQLDVIAIQANTFGGNVASMRVLEKAGFERQGIIKQSVIKNGEIMDEHIFAITSPQPLSKGEGPQGKLFYCS, encoded by the coding sequence ATGATTCTTCAAGGCAATGGCTTTACACTCAGAAACTGGCGTTTAACAGATGCCGGATCTATGCAGCGCAATGCAGATAATCCGATGGTTGCGCGCTATGTGTCAGACCGCTTTCCATCGCCCTACACCATGGCCGATGCGGAAACCTGGGTGCAGCGCTGGCAAGGGCAAGACCCTGTAATCAATTTTGCTATTGCTACGGATGATGAAGTGATTGGTGGTATTGGATTGGAGTTTCGTGCCCATATCTACCGCAAAACTCCGCTATTGGGCTACTGGCTGGCCGAACATTATTGGGGGCGAGGCATAATGCCACAAGCCGTAAAACTGATAGTGAATTACGCATTTAGCCAGCTGGATGTAATTGCTATACAGGCCAACACCTTCGGCGGCAACGTCGCTTCCATGCGGGTGCTGGAAAAAGCCGGCTTTGAGCGGCAGGGGATCATCAAACAATCGGTCATAAAAAATGGCGAAATTATGGATGAACATATTTTCGCCATAACCTCACCCCAACCCCTCTCCAAAGGAGAGGGGCCACAGGGCAAGTTGTTTTATTGCTCATGA
- a CDS encoding NADP-dependent glyceraldehyde-3-phosphate dehydrogenase — protein sequence MSFQDQLRSLFVDEGQIPEAYRIEELHQREYLCNGEMKKWDGPITEVYSPVLIPTAEGLKRKLIGTYPIGTEQEANEALEAALQAYDHGRGEWPTMSIADRIKCMERFVYKMSEQRDLVINLIMWEIGKSLADSTKEFDRTVEYITATIDALKDIDRQSSRFEIAEGVVAQIRRSPLGVVLCMGPFNYPLNETFTTLIPAILMGNTLLFKPPKHGTLLHYPLLKAFQESFPKGVVNTVYGRGANVTPGLMKTGKIDVLAFIGSSKVANDLKKSHPKINRLRAVLSLDAKNAAIITKNADLKLAVSECMLGALSFNGQRCTAIKIIFVHKDVADEFNKLLGEAIAKMTPGLPWTKGVNLTPVTEPGKPAYLAECIEDAKAHGATVINENGGANAESFVFPAVVYPVNEKMKLYREEQFGPVIPVIPFESIEEPITYQIDSPHGMQVSIFSNDPHEIASLIDPFVNLVSRVNINAQCQRGPDVFPFTGRKDSAEGTLSVADALRAFSIRSLVTTKMNDTNKALLNEIVNEAESSFLSTRFIL from the coding sequence ATGAGTTTTCAAGACCAACTCAGATCTCTGTTTGTTGACGAAGGCCAGATACCCGAAGCTTATCGGATTGAGGAACTTCATCAGCGTGAGTATTTATGCAACGGAGAGATGAAAAAATGGGACGGCCCGATAACTGAAGTGTACTCGCCGGTACTGATCCCTACAGCCGAAGGGTTAAAGCGCAAGCTGATTGGTACTTACCCCATCGGTACCGAACAAGAGGCTAACGAAGCCCTGGAAGCTGCCTTGCAGGCGTATGACCATGGCCGTGGCGAATGGCCAACCATGAGCATTGCCGACCGTATTAAATGCATGGAGCGCTTTGTTTACAAAATGAGCGAACAACGCGACCTGGTGATCAACCTGATTATGTGGGAGATTGGCAAGTCGCTGGCAGACTCTACCAAGGAGTTTGACCGTACTGTAGAATATATCACCGCTACTATCGATGCGCTGAAAGACATCGACCGTCAGTCGTCTCGTTTTGAAATTGCCGAAGGTGTGGTAGCGCAGATCCGCCGCTCGCCGCTGGGTGTGGTGTTGTGTATGGGCCCGTTCAACTACCCGTTGAATGAGACCTTCACTACCCTGATCCCTGCTATCCTGATGGGCAACACCCTGCTCTTCAAACCACCTAAACATGGTACTTTATTGCACTACCCGCTGTTAAAAGCCTTCCAGGAATCATTCCCTAAAGGTGTGGTAAATACCGTTTACGGTCGTGGTGCAAACGTTACGCCTGGTTTGATGAAAACCGGTAAGATTGACGTGCTGGCCTTTATCGGATCGAGCAAGGTTGCTAATGATTTGAAGAAAAGCCACCCGAAAATTAACCGCCTGCGTGCCGTGTTAAGCTTAGATGCAAAGAACGCTGCCATCATCACCAAAAACGCCGACCTGAAGTTGGCTGTTAGCGAGTGTATGCTGGGTGCGCTTTCATTTAACGGACAGCGTTGTACCGCCATCAAGATCATTTTTGTTCACAAAGATGTGGCTGATGAGTTCAACAAACTGTTAGGCGAAGCTATTGCAAAAATGACTCCGGGCCTGCCGTGGACCAAAGGTGTTAACCTTACCCCGGTTACCGAACCTGGCAAACCAGCTTACCTGGCCGAGTGCATTGAAGATGCTAAAGCTCATGGCGCAACCGTAATTAACGAGAACGGCGGTGCAAATGCCGAGTCGTTTGTATTCCCTGCGGTAGTTTACCCGGTTAACGAGAAGATGAAACTGTACCGCGAGGAACAGTTTGGTCCGGTTATCCCGGTTATTCCGTTTGAGTCTATCGAGGAGCCTATTACTTACCAGATTGATTCTCCGCACGGTATGCAGGTAAGTATCTTCAGTAACGATCCGCATGAGATTGCATCGCTGATTGATCCTTTTGTAAACCTGGTGAGCCGTGTTAACATCAACGCACAGTGTCAGCGTGGTCCGGACGTGTTTCCGTTCACCGGCCGTAAAGACAGCGCCGAAGGTACCCTGTCTGTAGCCGATGCCCTGCGTGCGTTCTCTATCCGCTCTTTGGTAACCACCAAAATGAACGATACCAACAAAGCGCTGCTCAACGAGATTGTGAACGAAGCAGAGTCTTCATTCCTGAGCACAAGGTTTATTCTGTAG
- a CDS encoding DUF6515 family protein, whose product MKTLYKSISGMALAGLLLLSFSQADAQRVRGGFRGGVRLGFGGPRFGLGFSYRPIYPRVGFYINTLPYGYYPFYYGPDMYYYWGGTFYRQTDNGYQVAAPPIGAIIPKIPSNAHPITIDGVQYYELNGVYYKETVDEKGKKAYIVSGKDGVLNTDGANGQPQDEIQAPQVGDIVTDLPDGCHKVTLNGKKYWVSPDDIYYEEFTDANNQISYRIASIPEADDQNAPAPAPAPAPPQKPSGNNPGKAQADPVYNNM is encoded by the coding sequence ATGAAAACTTTGTATAAAAGCATCTCCGGTATGGCGCTTGCCGGACTGCTGCTGCTCTCCTTTTCACAAGCCGACGCACAGCGCGTGCGCGGCGGTTTCAGAGGTGGTGTACGTTTGGGCTTTGGCGGCCCGCGTTTTGGCTTAGGCTTTAGCTACCGCCCCATTTACCCGCGTGTAGGTTTTTATATTAATACCCTGCCGTATGGTTATTATCCGTTTTATTATGGGCCCGATATGTATTATTACTGGGGCGGCACATTCTATCGTCAAACTGATAATGGCTACCAGGTAGCTGCGCCACCAATCGGCGCCATTATACCTAAAATACCATCCAACGCACACCCTATAACTATAGACGGCGTGCAGTATTACGAGCTGAATGGTGTTTATTATAAAGAAACGGTAGATGAGAAAGGCAAAAAGGCCTACATCGTATCGGGCAAAGATGGTGTATTGAACACCGATGGCGCAAACGGCCAGCCGCAGGACGAAATACAAGCCCCACAAGTAGGTGATATTGTTACCGATCTGCCCGACGGCTGCCACAAAGTAACCCTGAACGGCAAAAAGTATTGGGTATCGCCAGACGATATTTATTATGAAGAGTTTACCGATGCCAACAACCAGATCAGCTACCGCATAGCCAGCATTCCAGAGGCCGACGATCAAAATGCTCCGGCACCTGCACCAGCCCCGGCTCCGCCTCAAAAACCAAGCGGCAACAACCCTGGCAAGGCACAGGCCGATCCGGTTTATAATAATATGTAA
- a CDS encoding SDR family NAD(P)-dependent oxidoreductase yields the protein MFNLSGKVAVVTGGGSGIGRATAKLFAKQGAKCHILDLSAEQGAHVVGEIAAEGGVAISHAVDVSNQAAINEVIASIGKIDILVNNAGVAHVGKADTTSEEDFDRVFRINVKGVYNCLHAIIPVMSQNGGGVILNLSSIGAVVGIADRFAYSMSKGAVQAMTLSVARDYLAENIRCNCICPARVHTPFVDGFIAKNYPGQEKEIFEKLSKSQPIGRMGTVDEIATLILYLCADESSFITGCDYHIDGGFIKLNN from the coding sequence ATGTTCAATTTAAGCGGAAAAGTAGCCGTTGTTACAGGCGGCGGCAGCGGCATCGGTCGCGCTACAGCCAAACTGTTTGCCAAACAAGGCGCCAAATGCCACATTTTAGACCTGAGTGCCGAGCAAGGCGCACATGTAGTAGGCGAAATTGCTGCCGAAGGCGGCGTTGCCATCTCACATGCTGTCGACGTAAGCAACCAGGCGGCTATTAATGAAGTAATTGCCAGCATTGGCAAAATCGATATCCTGGTAAACAATGCCGGTGTTGCCCACGTAGGTAAAGCCGATACCACCAGCGAGGAAGATTTTGACCGCGTTTTCCGCATCAACGTTAAAGGTGTTTACAACTGTTTGCATGCCATTATTCCGGTAATGTCGCAAAACGGTGGCGGGGTAATCTTGAACCTGTCATCTATCGGTGCTGTGGTAGGTATTGCAGACCGATTTGCCTATTCTATGAGCAAAGGCGCCGTGCAAGCCATGACCCTTTCTGTAGCCCGAGATTACCTGGCTGAGAACATCCGTTGTAACTGTATTTGTCCGGCGCGTGTGCATACCCCGTTTGTTGATGGCTTCATCGCTAAAAACTATCCGGGCCAGGAGAAAGAGATCTTTGAGAAACTTTCTAAATCGCAACCAATAGGCAGGATGGGTACTGTTGACGAGATAGCCACCCTCATTCTATATTTATGTGCCGATGAGTCGTCATTTATTACCGGATGCGATTACCATATTGACGGCGGATTTATTAAACTTAATAACTAA
- a CDS encoding fumarylacetoacetate hydrolase family protein codes for MKLIRYGQPGKEKTGVIIDDVKYDTSAFGEDYNEAFFENDGLARLAAFVESNTGKLAKVSDDERLGSPIARPSKIVCIGLNYADHANETNAPLPSEPVMFMKSTTSLVGPNDNIIIPKNSVKTDWEVELAFVIGKKASYVEEAEAADYIAGYVLHNDVSEREFQLERNGTWDKGKGCDTFAPMGPFLATADEIADVDNLKLWLTVNGEPMQNGTTANFIFKVPYLVSYISQFMTLLPGDVVSTGTPAGVGLGFKPPVYLKAGDVVELGIDGLGTSKQTVKAYAKN; via the coding sequence ATGAAACTGATACGTTACGGCCAGCCAGGCAAAGAAAAAACAGGCGTTATTATTGACGATGTAAAGTATGACACTTCTGCCTTCGGCGAAGATTATAACGAAGCGTTTTTTGAGAACGACGGCCTGGCCCGTTTAGCTGCTTTTGTGGAAAGCAACACAGGCAAACTGGCTAAAGTTAGCGATGACGAGCGTTTGGGCAGTCCTATTGCCCGTCCGTCTAAAATTGTTTGTATTGGTTTGAACTATGCCGATCACGCGAATGAAACCAATGCACCACTGCCATCAGAGCCGGTAATGTTTATGAAGAGTACCACCTCATTGGTTGGCCCTAATGATAACATCATCATCCCAAAAAACTCGGTAAAAACCGATTGGGAAGTAGAATTAGCCTTTGTAATTGGTAAAAAGGCCAGCTATGTTGAAGAGGCTGAAGCTGCCGACTATATCGCCGGTTACGTGCTGCATAATGACGTTTCTGAGCGCGAGTTCCAGCTGGAGCGTAACGGCACCTGGGATAAAGGCAAAGGTTGCGATACCTTTGCGCCAATGGGCCCATTTCTGGCTACTGCCGACGAGATTGCCGATGTTGACAACCTGAAACTGTGGTTAACCGTTAATGGTGAGCCTATGCAGAATGGTACTACTGCCAACTTCATCTTTAAAGTGCCTTACCTGGTATCATACATCAGCCAGTTTATGACCCTGCTGCCGGGTGACGTAGTATCTACCGGTACGCCTGCAGGTGTGGGTCTGGGCTTTAAGCCGCCTGTATACCTTAAAGCGGGTGATGTGGTTGAACTGGGTATTGATGGCCTGGGCACCTCAAAACAAACCGTAAAGGCATATGCAAAAAATTGA
- a CDS encoding amidohydrolase encodes MQKIDAHQHFWVFDPVRDSWITDDMSAIQKNFLPQELKYVLHENGMDGCVAVQADQSEEQNSFLLGLTEGNDFIKGIVGWVDLRAENIEDRLAYYSHTKLMKGFRHVLQGEANRALMLEPDFMRGISLLNKYGFTYDILIFPDQLKYAEKLVRQFPDQKFVLDHIAKPYIKDGKIDTWAAEIDLLARQENVWCKVSGMVTEADWHNWTNDTFKRYLDVVFNAFGPNKLMFGSDWPVCLIAGQYAQVKGILSDYCAALSPSEQNAIFGGNAITFYNL; translated from the coding sequence ATGCAAAAAATTGATGCACATCAGCACTTCTGGGTTTTTGACCCGGTGCGCGATAGCTGGATAACCGACGACATGTCGGCCATCCAAAAAAACTTTTTGCCGCAGGAACTGAAATACGTACTGCATGAGAACGGCATGGACGGCTGCGTAGCCGTTCAGGCCGATCAGTCTGAAGAACAAAACTCTTTCCTGCTCGGCCTAACCGAGGGGAACGATTTTATTAAAGGCATAGTTGGCTGGGTTGATCTGCGTGCAGAAAACATTGAAGACCGGCTGGCATACTACAGTCATACCAAGCTGATGAAAGGCTTTCGCCATGTGTTGCAGGGCGAAGCCAACCGCGCGCTGATGCTGGAGCCTGATTTTATGCGAGGCATCAGTCTGCTCAACAAATACGGCTTTACGTATGACATTCTGATCTTCCCCGATCAGTTGAAATATGCCGAAAAACTGGTACGCCAATTCCCTGATCAGAAATTTGTGCTCGATCATATTGCCAAGCCCTATATTAAGGACGGCAAGATAGATACCTGGGCGGCAGAGATTGATCTGCTGGCCCGCCAGGAAAACGTTTGGTGCAAGGTATCGGGCATGGTAACCGAGGCCGACTGGCACAACTGGACCAACGATACCTTTAAACGCTACCTTGATGTGGTGTTCAATGCATTCGGCCCCAACAAACTGATGTTTGGGTCAGATTGGCCGGTGTGCCTTATAGCAGGCCAATATGCGCAGGTAAAAGGTATTTTAAGCGATTATTGCGCCGCACTTTCGCCGAGCGAGCAAAATGCTATCTTTGGCGGCAACGCAATAACCTTTTATAACCTATAA
- a CDS encoding SDR family oxidoreductase codes for MDLLLKNKVIIVTGGAKGIGEGVCRVLAAEGAIPVVVGRKAVDNQRLVDDIKAAGGQAFQVEAELSKPEDCKKAVDAVMAEYGRIEGVVNNAGLNDGVGLEDGGYERFVQSLHNSLIHYYLIVHHALPALKASKGSILNITSKTAETGQGHTSGYAAANGGRNALTREWAVELLKYGIRVNAIVVAECWTPQYSNWIKTLSNPDEMLKEITDRIPLEHRMTTSEEIANTTAFLLSERSSHTTGQIIHVDGGYVHLDRALANA; via the coding sequence ATGGACCTGTTATTAAAAAACAAGGTAATCATCGTTACCGGCGGCGCCAAGGGCATTGGCGAGGGAGTTTGCCGCGTACTGGCAGCCGAAGGTGCTATCCCTGTAGTGGTGGGCCGCAAAGCGGTTGACAATCAACGATTGGTAGATGACATTAAAGCAGCCGGAGGCCAGGCCTTCCAGGTAGAAGCCGAACTTTCAAAGCCCGAAGACTGTAAAAAAGCTGTTGATGCCGTAATGGCCGAGTATGGCCGCATTGAGGGCGTAGTAAACAACGCAGGTTTAAATGACGGTGTAGGCCTTGAAGATGGCGGCTACGAACGTTTTGTACAATCGCTGCATAACAGTTTGATCCATTATTACCTGATTGTTCATCACGCTTTACCAGCGCTGAAAGCATCAAAAGGGTCTATCCTTAATATTACTTCTAAAACAGCCGAGACCGGTCAGGGCCATACCTCGGGCTATGCTGCTGCTAATGGTGGCCGTAACGCCTTAACCCGCGAATGGGCAGTAGAGTTACTAAAATACGGCATCCGTGTAAACGCCATTGTAGTGGCAGAATGCTGGACACCGCAATACTCCAACTGGATCAAAACCCTGAGCAACCCAGACGAGATGCTGAAAGAAATTACAGACCGCATCCCGCTGGAACACCGCATGACCACTTCAGAGGAAATTGCCAACACCACAGCCTTCCTGCTGTCAGAACGCTCAAGCCACACCACCGGGCAGATCATCCACGTTGATGGGGGCTATGTGCATCTGGATAGGGCGCTGGCTAACGCATAA
- a CDS encoding HAD family phosphatase: MNNNTTATDNQKFHKLQEMTQGDYEAFLYDCDGTLADNMPAHTETYVRVAADGGVNIDGTMIDELAGWPIVEVVKEINRRYDASFDPEEFNRLKYELFNAEYIEKIQPIDYVVEHLIANAGKVRIGVVSGGSREAITRTLQIIGVSDLVEVMVCAGETPNGKPFPDPFLAAAEKLGVDPKKCLVFEDGNPGVAAAEAAGMKWIRVDKI, from the coding sequence ATGAACAATAACACAACGGCCACAGATAATCAAAAATTCCATAAACTACAGGAAATGACCCAGGGCGACTATGAGGCCTTCCTGTATGATTGCGATGGCACCCTGGCCGATAATATGCCAGCCCATACCGAAACCTACGTTCGCGTGGCGGCAGATGGCGGTGTGAACATTGACGGCACCATGATTGACGAGCTGGCCGGATGGCCTATTGTGGAGGTGGTAAAAGAGATCAATCGCCGGTATGATGCCAGCTTTGATCCTGAGGAATTTAATCGCCTGAAATATGAACTGTTCAATGCCGAGTACATCGAAAAAATACAACCCATAGATTACGTGGTAGAGCATCTGATAGCCAACGCCGGTAAAGTGAGGATTGGCGTAGTGTCTGGCGGCAGTCGTGAGGCTATTACCCGTACACTACAAATTATCGGCGTGTCAGATCTGGTAGAAGTAATGGTTTGTGCCGGCGAAACCCCCAATGGCAAACCATTCCCGGATCCATTTTTGGCGGCCGCCGAAAAGCTGGGCGTTGATCCGAAGAAATGCCTTGTTTTTGAGGATGGTAATCCAGGCGTTGCGGCGGCAGAAGCAGCAGGTATGAAATGGATTAGGGTTGATAAAATTTAA
- a CDS encoding tetratricopeptide repeat protein — translation MRALDTLRQMATQWNDLSLQCAVLTFRADYYSATRGFNQQSIDYYQQAIEFAVSNELPIDEAISLQKKASYLFTFSRNTDACQCFLQAYEKFRQIGFKNVPNLSQYLAEQANFYYSLKDYDSAGTLLKQALDYPLQSERARINIINTLGLIYRNQSNYKDALNYFSSARNYAVASKDTAWLGIINGNIGSVYFRQNKYAQAEPLIRNDYETSIRFKDSVNAGTALLRLSRINIERSNLKLSEAELDTAEKLTVNKKFAINLISQVELNRQRAEVYQKSGRLAFAIKYSKQYEILKDSLNKRDNIVAVENVRLKWVAERHQAELEQLRNRGELSKFKRNAVIVILVLTIAVVSLLFNRYRSNARKNQQLLLAEKRRVDEELGNAVTLLKQYTENLKQNNAIIEKFKSEIANFKADSTDRKTTENLEKLLQARIMTDETWDEFKKLFSKVHGGFFTRLRKSYPNLTDTDTRLLSLLKLGLNNREMANMLGVTIEGVKKSKQRMRKKMELPAEAELEQVIANI, via the coding sequence ATGCGTGCGCTGGATACTTTGCGTCAGATGGCAACACAGTGGAATGACCTATCACTACAATGCGCCGTATTGACCTTTCGTGCTGATTATTATTCGGCTACCCGCGGCTTTAATCAACAAAGTATTGACTATTATCAGCAGGCTATTGAGTTTGCCGTTAGCAATGAATTACCCATTGATGAAGCCATCTCCTTGCAAAAAAAAGCATCCTATCTCTTCACCTTCAGTCGCAATACCGATGCTTGCCAATGCTTCTTGCAGGCTTATGAAAAATTTAGACAGATAGGTTTTAAAAACGTCCCCAACTTATCGCAGTACCTGGCAGAACAAGCTAATTTTTACTACAGTCTGAAAGATTATGATAGTGCCGGCACCCTCCTAAAACAAGCGCTGGATTATCCCTTACAATCAGAACGGGCACGCATTAATATCATCAATACGCTCGGGCTCATCTACCGTAATCAGAGCAATTATAAAGATGCGTTAAACTATTTTTCAAGTGCCCGCAACTATGCCGTAGCCTCAAAAGATACAGCCTGGCTGGGCATCATCAATGGCAATATTGGGTCGGTATATTTCAGACAAAACAAATACGCACAGGCAGAGCCCTTGATCAGGAACGATTACGAGACATCTATCCGCTTCAAAGATTCTGTTAATGCCGGCACCGCGCTGTTAAGGCTAAGCCGCATCAACATTGAGCGTAGCAATTTGAAACTTTCCGAGGCTGAACTGGATACTGCAGAAAAACTTACCGTTAATAAAAAGTTCGCCATTAACCTGATATCGCAGGTAGAGTTGAACAGGCAACGGGCAGAAGTATATCAAAAATCTGGCAGGCTTGCCTTTGCGATAAAGTACAGCAAGCAATATGAAATACTAAAAGACAGCCTGAACAAACGCGATAATATTGTTGCCGTTGAAAACGTACGGCTAAAGTGGGTAGCAGAACGCCATCAAGCAGAACTGGAACAACTGCGTAACCGTGGTGAGCTATCAAAATTTAAACGCAATGCAGTTATAGTGATATTGGTGCTAACCATTGCGGTGGTATCATTGTTATTTAATCGCTACCGCTCCAACGCGCGAAAAAACCAACAACTGTTATTGGCCGAGAAACGCCGGGTTGATGAAGAACTGGGAAACGCAGTAACCCTGCTGAAACAGTATACCGAGAACCTGAAACAGAACAATGCCATTATAGAGAAATTTAAAAGTGAGATAGCCAACTTTAAAGCCGATTCTACCGATCGGAAAACTACCGAAAACCTTGAGAAGTTGTTGCAGGCCCGCATCATGACCGATGAAACCTGGGACGAGTTTAAGAAACTGTTCAGTAAGGTGCATGGCGGCTTTTTTACCCGCTTACGCAAAAGCTACCCTAATTTAACAGATACCGATACGCGCCTACTATCATTATTAAAACTGGGGCTGAACAATCGTGAAATGGCAAACATGCTGGGCGTTACTATTGAAGGGGTAAAGAAATCAAAACAACGCATGCGTAAAAAAATGGAATTACCTGCCGAAGCCGAGCTGGAACAAGTGATAGCCAATATCTGA
- a CDS encoding 2-phosphosulfolactate phosphatase: MTKKLEVCLSPALLGLYDVKDYVVVIIDIFRATSSICYGIDNGAEAIIPVAEVEECLAYKEFNPDYLLAAERNGEVVEGFDFGNSPFSYTTEKVSGKTVVLTTTNGTQALHLSRAAKKVAIGSFLNLTPLCNWLKSLNEDILLVCAGWKNNFNLEDTLFAGAVAEQLKDFDYKMDDPAIAANDLFQLGKNDIAQYLKKTSHSERLKKLGIEADIAFCLQTDITTAIPVLTDEKLVRLR, translated from the coding sequence GTGACCAAAAAACTGGAAGTTTGCCTGAGCCCCGCTTTACTGGGCCTTTATGATGTAAAAGATTATGTAGTGGTGATTATTGATATCTTCAGAGCCACCTCATCTATTTGCTATGGTATTGACAATGGTGCCGAAGCCATTATCCCCGTAGCCGAAGTTGAGGAATGCCTGGCCTACAAAGAATTTAACCCAGATTACCTGTTAGCAGCCGAGCGCAATGGCGAAGTTGTTGAAGGCTTTGATTTTGGTAACTCGCCTTTCTCTTACACTACAGAAAAAGTTTCGGGCAAAACGGTGGTGCTTACCACTACCAACGGCACGCAAGCGCTGCACCTGTCGCGTGCGGCAAAAAAGGTGGCTATAGGTTCTTTCCTGAACCTTACACCGCTTTGCAATTGGCTGAAAAGTTTGAACGAAGATATACTGCTGGTTTGTGCCGGCTGGAAAAACAACTTTAATCTGGAAGATACGCTGTTTGCCGGTGCTGTTGCCGAACAATTAAAAGACTTCGACTACAAAATGGACGATCCGGCCATTGCCGCCAATGATCTTTTTCAGCTGGGTAAAAATGATATTGCCCAGTACCTCAAAAAAACATCGCATAGCGAACGCTTGAAGAAGCTGGGCATAGAGGCCGACATTGCTTTCTGTTTGCAAACAGACATTACTACGGCTATACCCGTTTTAACAGACGAGAAGTTGGTGCGTTTGCGCTAG